Proteins co-encoded in one Marinifilum sp. JC120 genomic window:
- the folK gene encoding 2-amino-4-hydroxy-6-hydroxymethyldihydropteridine diphosphokinase, whose protein sequence is MKVYVSLGSNIGDTEDNLNQAVARLEKYEGIEPEKWSETYETEPQGLKDQPWFTNQVVRFDVDPELWSAEGFLSTLQAVEGQMDRVRDVKNGPRTIDLDIILFGDRVIESGSYLTVPHPRALDRAFVLLPLTDIESELVFPDGTSVADALKKIDYRTEGKKIYQD, encoded by the coding sequence ATAAAGGTCTATGTCAGTCTTGGCTCAAATATCGGAGACACAGAAGATAATTTGAATCAGGCTGTAGCTAGGCTGGAAAAATATGAAGGTATTGAACCTGAAAAATGGTCTGAAACCTACGAGACCGAACCTCAGGGATTGAAAGATCAACCATGGTTTACGAACCAGGTGGTCCGTTTTGACGTTGATCCCGAGCTCTGGTCCGCAGAAGGCTTCCTTTCCACGCTTCAAGCTGTGGAAGGACAGATGGACCGGGTACGCGACGTTAAGAACGGCCCCAGGACCATTGATCTGGACATAATTCTCTTCGGAGACCGGGTAATTGAAAGCGGGAGTTATCTCACTGTTCCGCATCCGCGGGCGTTGGATAGAGCTTTTGTGCTCCTTCCGCTGACAGACATTGAGTCTGAGCTGGTGTTCCCTGACGGAACATCCGTTGCTGACGCTCTGAAGAAAATCGATTACCGCACTGAAGGTAAGAAGATTTATCAGGATTAA
- a CDS encoding LapA family protein — protein sequence MRYLKVLALVVLFFLSMVFFIQNTPELSKEVTLSIELFNYKFMSQPLPYYLLILIAFATGSVLCLLYFMADKVRLSGQLRTCRTRMANLEQEVNSLRNLPLDEGNYPSAEKSEEKASE from the coding sequence ATGCGTTACTTGAAGGTTTTGGCTCTGGTAGTACTCTTTTTCCTTTCCATGGTATTTTTCATTCAGAATACCCCCGAACTTTCCAAGGAAGTCACTCTGTCCATCGAACTGTTCAATTACAAGTTCATGAGCCAGCCTCTTCCGTACTACCTCTTGATCCTGATCGCTTTTGCTACAGGTTCCGTTCTTTGCCTGCTCTATTTTATGGCTGATAAGGTTCGTCTTTCCGGACAGCTTCGCACCTGTCGCACCAGAATGGCCAACCTTGAGCAGGAAGTAAATTCTCTTCGCAACCTGCCCCTCGACGAGGGGAACTATCCCTCCGCTGAAAAGAGCGAAGAGAAAGCTTCTGAATAA
- a CDS encoding LL-diaminopimelate aminotransferase, whose product MPEFKLADRLATLPPYLFAEIDRLKAEVAAQGVDIISLGIGDPDLPTPDFIIEALHKAAQNPVNHQYPSYVGLMTFRQAVADWYKERFNVELDAASEVVSLIGSKEGIAHFPLAFVNPGDLVLVASPNYPVYPVACGFAGGEVEMVPLLEENDYLPELDAIDDAKWDKCKIFFVNYPNNPTSATATPEFYAKLVAKAKKHNVIIAADAAYTEVYYDENNKPISILETPGAKDVAIEFHSLSKTYNMTGWRCGMAVGNASLVAGLGKIKENVDSGIFQAVQEAGIVALKEGEPYVKEFRKIYKERRDCVIEALEKINISCKVPDASIFVWAKTPEGYTSSEFVSKLLKETGVVVTPGNGFGESGEGYFRISLTVDTERLKEAVSRISQL is encoded by the coding sequence ATGCCAGAATTTAAACTTGCCGACAGACTCGCAACACTCCCCCCGTATCTCTTTGCTGAAATTGATAGACTTAAAGCTGAAGTTGCAGCTCAGGGAGTAGACATAATCAGTCTCGGCATCGGCGATCCTGACCTTCCGACTCCCGACTTTATTATTGAAGCATTGCACAAAGCTGCGCAAAACCCGGTCAACCACCAGTATCCTTCTTATGTTGGTCTGATGACTTTCCGTCAGGCTGTAGCCGACTGGTACAAAGAAAGATTTAACGTGGAGCTGGATGCAGCGAGTGAAGTTGTTTCCCTGATCGGTTCCAAGGAAGGTATTGCACATTTCCCGCTGGCTTTTGTTAACCCCGGCGATCTCGTGCTGGTGGCTTCCCCTAATTACCCGGTTTACCCGGTAGCTTGCGGTTTTGCTGGCGGCGAAGTGGAAATGGTTCCGCTTCTGGAAGAAAACGACTACTTGCCCGAACTCGACGCTATCGATGATGCCAAATGGGACAAATGCAAAATCTTTTTCGTGAACTATCCCAACAACCCCACATCCGCCACCGCGACACCTGAATTCTACGCAAAGCTGGTTGCCAAGGCCAAGAAGCACAATGTAATCATCGCTGCTGACGCTGCTTACACCGAAGTCTACTACGATGAAAACAACAAGCCCATCTCTATCCTGGAAACTCCCGGAGCAAAAGATGTGGCCATCGAATTCCACTCCCTGTCCAAGACCTACAACATGACCGGCTGGCGTTGTGGTATGGCAGTGGGTAATGCCTCACTCGTGGCAGGACTTGGTAAAATTAAAGAAAATGTCGACTCCGGCATCTTTCAGGCTGTACAGGAAGCCGGAATTGTTGCACTAAAAGAAGGCGAACCTTATGTTAAGGAATTCCGCAAGATCTACAAAGAGCGTCGTGACTGCGTTATTGAAGCTCTGGAGAAGATCAATATTTCCTGCAAGGTGCCTGATGCATCCATCTTCGTATGGGCCAAAACTCCCGAAGGCTACACTTCTTCCGAGTTCGTATCCAAGCTCCTGAAGGAAACCGGTGTTGTTGTCACTCCCGGTAACGGCTTCGGCGAATCCGGTGAAGGGTACTTCAGAATTTCGCTGACTGTTGATACCGAAAGGCTCAAGGAGGCAGTATCACGGATATCCCAATTATAA
- a CDS encoding amidohydrolase — MDLNKLVQVELDDLVGVYKHLHANPELSHQEEKSSELVADQLEACGISVTRNFGGFGVVGLLENGDGPIVMVRGDMDALPITEETGLNYASSVRVKDPSGNDTGVMHACGHDVHMTTLVGTARVLSKFKDSWSGKIIFVGQPAEEAMSGARAMIEQGLFEKFGAPDYCLATHVIPKLEAGNIMVKSGPIMAGTYQLKITVRGVGGHGAIPQECKDPVVLAARIVTSLQTIVSREFSPTQPAVVTVGSIHGGTRANIIPGAVVMEVTARFCDSEGHDRIFESVKRICKYEALSMGIPEDLLPIVEFDFESDLPATTNDSGLAEIVRKAAGKYLGEDKVHEADMVMGSEDFSLFRTAGGKVTPSCLFFTGATSAEEMALFHEKGINPPSIHNSRFFPPPEPTIRTAVTTMAGSVLKLMS, encoded by the coding sequence ATGGATTTGAATAAACTGGTTCAAGTTGAACTGGACGATCTGGTCGGGGTCTACAAACATCTACATGCAAATCCGGAACTTTCGCATCAGGAAGAAAAATCTTCTGAATTAGTAGCTGATCAATTGGAAGCGTGCGGAATTTCCGTAACCCGCAATTTCGGTGGTTTTGGTGTTGTGGGTCTTCTTGAAAATGGTGACGGCCCGATCGTGATGGTCCGTGGAGACATGGACGCACTGCCCATCACCGAGGAAACCGGACTTAATTACGCCAGTTCAGTTAGGGTCAAAGATCCTTCCGGCAATGATACAGGTGTAATGCATGCCTGCGGTCATGACGTGCACATGACCACTCTTGTGGGAACTGCCCGCGTGCTTTCCAAATTCAAAGACAGCTGGAGTGGAAAAATTATTTTTGTCGGTCAGCCCGCAGAGGAAGCCATGTCCGGCGCAAGGGCGATGATTGAGCAGGGGCTTTTTGAGAAATTCGGTGCTCCTGATTACTGTCTTGCCACCCACGTTATTCCGAAACTCGAAGCCGGGAATATCATGGTCAAATCCGGTCCGATCATGGCCGGGACATATCAGCTTAAAATTACAGTCCGCGGAGTAGGGGGGCACGGTGCCATTCCACAAGAATGCAAGGACCCGGTCGTGCTGGCTGCCCGGATCGTTACTTCCCTCCAGACAATTGTTAGTCGCGAATTCAGCCCGACGCAGCCAGCGGTTGTCACTGTCGGTTCCATTCATGGCGGTACAAGGGCAAATATTATTCCGGGCGCGGTTGTTATGGAAGTCACCGCAAGGTTCTGTGATTCCGAAGGGCATGACCGCATTTTCGAATCAGTTAAAAGAATCTGCAAATACGAAGCTCTGTCCATGGGTATTCCTGAAGACCTGTTGCCCATCGTTGAATTTGATTTTGAGAGCGATCTACCTGCCACGACAAATGATAGTGGACTGGCAGAGATTGTCCGCAAGGCTGCTGGCAAATATCTTGGCGAGGACAAAGTCCACGAAGCTGATATGGTTATGGGTAGCGAAGATTTCTCCCTGTTCAGGACAGCTGGCGGTAAAGTAACTCCTTCATGCTTATTTTTCACCGGAGCAACATCAGCCGAAGAAATGGCCTTATTCCATGAAAAAGGAATCAACCCGCCGTCCATTCATAACAGTAGATTTTTTCCACCGCCGGAACCAACTATCAGAACCGCCGTCACAACCATGGCCGGAAGTGTTTTGAAATTAATGAGTTAA
- a CDS encoding transcriptional regulator, protein MMKFVVIAIAAFIMWKLFSGDQKKKQDKAGKDFNKKVKTGEMVKDPICGAYVPKDGDIRVKNGEKVECFCSYECREKYIKRLEAESGE, encoded by the coding sequence ATGATGAAATTTGTTGTTATTGCTATAGCTGCTTTTATCATGTGGAAGCTCTTCAGCGGCGACCAGAAGAAAAAGCAGGACAAAGCTGGCAAGGATTTTAATAAAAAAGTCAAAACCGGCGAGATGGTTAAAGACCCGATCTGTGGAGCCTATGTACCCAAAGATGGAGACATCAGGGTTAAGAACGGTGAAAAGGTCGAATGTTTTTGTTCCTACGAGTGCCGTGAAAAATACATCAAACGCCTCGAGGCTGAAAGCGGCGAATAA
- the xerD gene encoding site-specific tyrosine recombinase XerD: MTENENTTCKHQWIDRYLEYLLIERGLSENSLNGYLSDLESFQSFLEERSAKIEDATSQTLLLYLTYLRSKALKSTSLARHLSSLRGFFAFCTSRGFIKEDPATLLENPKLPRKIPEFLSPEEVGRILALPKLTEKLGFRDRAMLELLYAAGMRVSELINLNIEDFDPQTGVLIIFGKGSKERLVPIHYVAQKFLNQYIKDWRPAFNPKVKNIFLNRSGKGLTRQGVWKLIKKFALEAGVKRSISPHTFRHSFATHLLDGGADLRTVQLLLGHSDINATEIYTHIQAGRLVQLHKRFHPRSVM, translated from the coding sequence ATGACCGAGAACGAAAACACGACCTGTAAACATCAATGGATTGACCGTTATCTGGAATACCTGCTCATCGAGCGTGGTCTTTCGGAAAACAGCCTTAATGGATATCTGAGTGATCTGGAGTCTTTTCAGTCTTTTCTGGAAGAAAGGTCTGCGAAAATAGAAGACGCCACAAGTCAGACATTGCTGCTCTACCTTACATACTTAAGGTCAAAAGCATTGAAATCAACCTCGCTGGCGAGACATCTTTCGTCTTTGCGGGGATTCTTCGCGTTTTGCACGTCACGGGGCTTCATTAAAGAAGACCCTGCAACACTGCTGGAAAACCCGAAGCTCCCCAGAAAAATTCCTGAGTTCCTTTCACCGGAGGAAGTCGGACGCATACTTGCCCTGCCCAAGTTGACCGAAAAACTGGGGTTTCGCGATCGTGCAATGCTTGAGCTGCTTTATGCAGCCGGAATGAGGGTATCCGAATTGATCAACCTTAACATTGAAGATTTTGATCCTCAAACCGGAGTTCTCATCATTTTCGGTAAAGGTTCCAAGGAACGGTTGGTACCGATTCATTATGTGGCGCAAAAATTCTTAAACCAATACATTAAGGATTGGCGTCCTGCTTTTAATCCCAAGGTCAAGAACATATTCTTAAACAGATCAGGAAAAGGACTGACCAGACAAGGGGTCTGGAAACTGATCAAGAAGTTCGCTCTGGAAGCAGGTGTAAAACGTTCAATATCTCCGCACACTTTCAGGCATTCGTTTGCCACCCACTTGCTGGATGGCGGTGCGGATCTGCGTACAGTCCAGTTGCTTCTTGGTCATTCAGACATCAATGCTACCGAAATATACACACATATTCAAGCCGGAAGATTAGTCCAACTCCATAAACGCTTTCACCCTCGTTCTGTAATGTGA
- the mutS gene encoding DNA mismatch repair protein MutS gives MSKKKLTPMFEQYMQIKVEHPDSLLFYRMGDFYELFFEDAEIAARELQIALTCRNPNSEDKIPMCGVPHHASRAYLSQLIEKGYTVALCDQIEDPKQAKGLVKRAVTRVYTPGTVVEDDTLSAKDSNYLAALIWDEAKSAGGLAWMDFSTGQWSGIQSKNENDLWQWAIKINPRELILPQGKSIPGQYGEIDARITPAPSAGYFNYKSAKDNVLEAQNVADLDSLDLEDKAHLTQACGALISYLRQTQMQEFDHLDEFKPLNLTKFMILDEVTERNLELFKRLDGKKGKGTLLNVLDKTITPMGGRLLSVRLKQPWREISPIEHNQRAVTFFHDDDSLRARIRELLDTVYDLERLSTRVVLGRATPKDFISLRESLKTLPPIHQLLHGAVVAVDEENPVTPALKAIVKKWDSMNDVAELLEQALADAPPPVITEGGLFKTGFNPELDELIQLTEHGESTLADLLAHEKTNNELPKLKLGFNKVFGYYFEISKAFKGQVPDYFERRQTLVNSERYITPELKELEEKILSASEKRKTLEYNLFQKIRENVAGNRGRFMFMADAIAAVDFWQGLAEAARVNRWSCPEIHPGMEVVIEEGRHPVVEAVQGAANYIPNSLTIDEKRRILLITGPNMAGKSTVLRQVALMGIMAQIGSYIPATSGRIGLMDRVFSRVGASDNLAQGQSTFMVEMMETARILRQASKRSLVILDEIGRGTSTFDGLALAWAVVEELSKRARGGIRTLFATHYHELTSLEGVIDGLRNFNIAVREWKGDILFLRRLVPGPADKSYGIEVAKLAGVPKPVVVRAREILANLEEKSQDVDGHPVHQAPSVQSILPGMICTGNEKKNEAPPEDHALIKELRNLDVNGLSPIEALTLLNQWKKSLGEN, from the coding sequence GTGAGCAAAAAGAAACTCACTCCCATGTTCGAGCAGTACATGCAGATCAAGGTCGAGCACCCTGATTCTCTGCTGTTTTATCGCATGGGAGACTTTTACGAACTTTTCTTTGAGGACGCTGAAATTGCAGCGCGTGAATTGCAGATAGCCCTGACCTGCCGTAATCCCAATTCCGAAGATAAAATCCCCATGTGTGGTGTTCCGCATCATGCCTCACGGGCATATCTTTCTCAGCTTATTGAAAAGGGGTATACCGTTGCGCTCTGTGATCAGATTGAAGACCCTAAGCAGGCTAAAGGACTGGTTAAGCGTGCGGTAACAAGGGTCTACACCCCCGGAACCGTTGTTGAGGATGACACCCTTTCAGCCAAAGACAGTAACTATTTGGCTGCCCTAATCTGGGACGAGGCTAAATCAGCGGGCGGTCTGGCTTGGATGGATTTTTCCACCGGGCAATGGAGCGGCATCCAAAGCAAAAATGAAAATGATCTCTGGCAATGGGCAATCAAGATCAATCCCCGTGAGTTGATTCTCCCACAGGGTAAGTCTATTCCCGGTCAATACGGGGAAATCGACGCCCGCATCACCCCTGCTCCTTCAGCCGGATATTTTAATTACAAATCCGCCAAGGACAATGTCCTTGAAGCTCAGAATGTCGCTGATCTTGATTCATTGGACCTTGAAGACAAGGCTCATCTGACTCAAGCTTGCGGAGCACTTATTTCCTACCTGCGCCAGACCCAGATGCAGGAATTCGATCATCTTGATGAGTTCAAACCCCTGAACCTGACCAAGTTCATGATTTTGGACGAAGTCACTGAAAGGAATCTTGAGCTATTCAAAAGATTGGATGGCAAAAAAGGAAAAGGCACCCTGCTTAATGTGCTTGATAAGACCATTACGCCTATGGGCGGACGTCTCCTGTCGGTGCGCCTGAAACAGCCGTGGCGAGAGATTTCACCCATTGAGCACAACCAACGCGCAGTGACTTTTTTTCATGATGATGATTCCCTGCGCGCCAGAATCCGGGAACTGCTTGATACGGTTTACGATCTTGAGCGACTTTCTACCCGCGTAGTACTCGGCCGTGCAACTCCCAAAGATTTTATCAGCCTGCGTGAGAGCTTAAAAACACTACCCCCTATTCATCAGTTGCTGCATGGGGCTGTAGTTGCCGTGGATGAAGAAAATCCGGTTACTCCGGCTCTGAAGGCTATCGTCAAGAAATGGGATTCCATGAATGACGTAGCTGAGCTTCTGGAGCAGGCCCTTGCGGACGCTCCCCCACCGGTGATCACCGAAGGTGGGCTGTTCAAAACAGGATTTAATCCTGAACTGGATGAGCTCATTCAACTCACCGAGCATGGCGAATCAACCCTTGCGGACCTGCTGGCTCATGAAAAAACCAACAATGAGCTGCCTAAGCTCAAATTGGGATTCAATAAAGTTTTCGGCTACTATTTTGAAATTTCCAAAGCCTTCAAGGGGCAAGTTCCAGACTACTTTGAACGTCGCCAGACCCTTGTAAACAGTGAACGTTACATTACCCCGGAACTTAAAGAGCTGGAAGAAAAGATTCTTTCAGCATCCGAAAAACGCAAGACACTGGAATATAATTTATTCCAAAAAATCCGCGAGAATGTAGCCGGAAACCGGGGTCGTTTCATGTTCATGGCTGACGCCATTGCCGCCGTGGACTTCTGGCAGGGGCTTGCTGAAGCTGCGCGGGTCAACCGCTGGTCCTGCCCGGAAATCCATCCCGGTATGGAAGTGGTAATTGAGGAAGGACGCCATCCTGTGGTCGAGGCTGTTCAAGGGGCTGCCAACTATATTCCCAACAGCCTGACCATTGATGAAAAACGGCGTATCCTGCTCATCACCGGGCCGAACATGGCCGGTAAATCTACCGTGCTCCGGCAAGTAGCGCTCATGGGGATCATGGCTCAGATCGGTTCCTATATTCCTGCCACCAGCGGACGTATCGGCCTTATGGATCGTGTCTTTTCCCGTGTTGGAGCATCGGATAATCTCGCTCAGGGACAGTCTACTTTCATGGTTGAGATGATGGAAACTGCCAGAATTCTAAGGCAAGCTTCCAAGCGCAGTCTGGTCATCCTTGATGAAATCGGACGCGGTACTTCTACCTTTGACGGCCTCGCTTTGGCATGGGCTGTGGTAGAAGAGCTTTCCAAACGCGCACGTGGTGGCATCAGAACCCTTTTTGCCACCCATTACCATGAGTTGACCTCACTAGAGGGAGTAATCGACGGCTTGCGGAACTTCAACATCGCAGTACGTGAATGGAAAGGAGATATTCTTTTCCTGCGTAGGCTTGTTCCCGGTCCTGCTGATAAAAGTTATGGTATCGAGGTTGCCAAGCTTGCCGGGGTGCCCAAGCCTGTTGTAGTGAGGGCTAGGGAAATTCTTGCGAATCTTGAAGAAAAATCGCAGGATGTGGATGGTCACCCTGTGCATCAGGCTCCGTCAGTGCAATCAATCCTGCCGGGTATGATATGCACCGGTAATGAAAAGAAAAATGAAGCTCCGCCGGAAGATCACGCGCTCATCAAGGAGCTGCGTAATCTTGATGTAAACGGACTTTCACCCATAGAAGCCCTTACCCTTCTGAATCAGTGGAAAAAATCGCTGGGAGAAAATTAA
- a CDS encoding CBS domain-containing protein, with product MSKNIELIKAETIITGHVNADFDCLAAIVAAGKLYPGATLIFPGSQEKNLRNFYMESATYFFNFKHLKEIDKSAVKLLVVVDTSRRKRIVHIDSILKNPGLKIHIYDHHMKSECDLDPELIIKKPWGSSVAILSHEIRERGLEINQEEATIMGLGLYEDTGSFTFNSTTEHDFEAGKWLLTNGMELDVITDLLNRDLSAQQITLLGRLLEGATTHTINDLDVVISEVSTPEYVGDFSVLVHKFMDIENIKVLFALGRMNDRIHLVARSRTPDIDVGAICTNFGGGGHVYAASATIKDRTLAEVRDELFALLYSKVTPRLNVESIMSKPVVAIPRNVTIAKAVERMTQYSLKGVPVVDNMENMRVVGLLEQKTADKALSHDLGHMEVEIYMQHPFSSIKIDSGLHRVMEIILGQKQRMVPVVENDRVEAVVTRTDLINMLVQDPARIPESLFPDKKQERNIRNVMRNRLPNKILNILETAGEMAAKIGTEAYVVGGFVRDVLLTKTNFDLDLVVEGDGIAFAKKLAKRMDGRAKYHRKFKTAVVILPDGQRVDVATARLEYYEYPAALPTVELSSIKMDLYRRDFTINALAVHINPSSFGKLVDFFGAQRDLKDKTIRVLHALSFVEDPTRIMRAIRFEQRFDFKIGGQTLSLIKNALKLNLINKLSGYRLTHEMRIILNEANVLHSIERMNELGVLEAVHPLLVLNSARSQVIAELEKLMSWYNLLYQEQPLSVWKTYFLALCMGISKAKMEQIYDRFSFSPSERREFVHLRETIFWAAGNIMNIKQQMKPSEIYETLNPVPLEGVLFIMARTKREMIKKYVSQYLTSLRLKTIDVTGEDLKDLGLEPGPLYSELLHHVKLACLDGKIKGRDEQLRFLKEKIKK from the coding sequence ATGTCAAAAAATATAGAGCTTATTAAGGCGGAAACTATAATTACCGGGCACGTAAATGCTGATTTCGATTGCCTGGCCGCCATTGTAGCAGCTGGAAAACTGTATCCCGGAGCTACGCTTATTTTTCCCGGAAGTCAGGAAAAGAATCTGCGCAATTTCTATATGGAAAGTGCAACATATTTCTTTAACTTCAAACACTTGAAAGAAATTGACAAAAGCGCAGTCAAGTTACTTGTTGTTGTGGATACCTCCCGTCGTAAACGAATTGTCCATATTGATTCCATTCTTAAAAATCCGGGTTTGAAAATTCACATATATGACCATCATATGAAGTCCGAATGTGATCTCGACCCCGAACTTATTATTAAAAAGCCGTGGGGTTCAAGTGTTGCCATTCTTTCTCACGAAATCCGGGAGCGCGGCCTTGAAATAAATCAGGAAGAAGCCACTATTATGGGGCTTGGTCTTTATGAAGATACCGGTTCATTTACCTTCAATTCCACCACCGAACATGATTTCGAGGCCGGAAAATGGCTTTTAACAAACGGTATGGAATTGGATGTAATCACCGACCTGCTCAATCGTGATCTTTCTGCCCAGCAGATAACCTTGCTCGGCAGGCTGCTTGAAGGAGCTACCACCCATACAATCAATGACCTTGATGTAGTTATCTCAGAAGTCAGCACCCCTGAATATGTTGGTGATTTCTCTGTACTGGTCCACAAATTCATGGACATTGAAAATATCAAAGTCCTATTTGCTCTGGGCAGAATGAACGACCGTATCCATCTTGTGGCCCGTTCACGAACCCCGGATATCGATGTGGGCGCAATTTGCACCAATTTCGGTGGGGGCGGACATGTTTACGCAGCTTCAGCAACCATCAAGGATCGTACGCTGGCAGAAGTGCGCGACGAGCTTTTCGCCCTGCTCTATTCCAAAGTCACTCCGCGTCTGAATGTGGAATCCATTATGTCCAAGCCCGTAGTGGCCATTCCTCGCAATGTAACCATTGCCAAGGCTGTGGAGCGGATGACCCAGTATAGCCTCAAAGGCGTACCCGTGGTGGACAATATGGAGAATATGCGAGTTGTGGGCCTGCTGGAACAGAAAACCGCAGATAAGGCTCTTTCTCATGATCTGGGCCATATGGAAGTGGAAATCTACATGCAACACCCTTTTTCCTCCATCAAGATTGATTCCGGGTTGCACCGGGTCATGGAAATTATCCTCGGACAGAAGCAACGGATGGTTCCGGTGGTGGAGAATGATCGGGTTGAGGCTGTTGTAACCAGAACAGATCTGATCAACATGCTGGTGCAGGACCCGGCGCGTATTCCTGAATCACTATTCCCGGACAAAAAACAGGAACGCAACATCCGCAATGTCATGCGTAACCGTTTGCCTAACAAAATCCTTAATATTCTTGAGACTGCCGGGGAAATGGCTGCGAAAATCGGAACCGAGGCCTACGTGGTGGGCGGATTCGTACGTGATGTGCTGCTGACTAAGACCAATTTTGACCTTGATTTAGTAGTCGAGGGGGACGGTATTGCTTTTGCCAAGAAACTTGCAAAAAGAATGGACGGCCGCGCCAAATATCATCGCAAATTCAAGACCGCAGTGGTCATTCTGCCGGACGGACAACGGGTGGATGTGGCAACCGCACGCCTTGAATATTATGAATACCCTGCCGCCCTGCCCACAGTGGAGCTTTCATCCATAAAGATGGATCTTTACCGCCGGGATTTCACCATTAATGCTTTGGCTGTGCATATTAATCCTTCCAGTTTCGGAAAACTGGTCGACTTTTTCGGTGCTCAGCGCGATTTGAAGGACAAGACCATCCGCGTGCTTCATGCACTAAGTTTTGTGGAAGACCCCACCCGCATCATGCGCGCTATCAGGTTTGAACAGCGTTTTGATTTTAAAATCGGCGGACAAACTCTTAGTCTGATCAAAAACGCACTTAAACTAAATCTGATCAACAAGCTTTCTGGTTATCGGTTAACTCATGAAATGCGAATTATCTTAAATGAAGCCAATGTGCTGCATAGTATTGAGCGTATGAACGAACTGGGCGTGCTTGAAGCGGTCCATCCGCTACTTGTGCTCAATTCCGCTCGTTCACAGGTGATTGCCGAACTTGAAAAGCTCATGAGCTGGTACAACCTACTTTATCAGGAGCAGCCTCTCTCGGTCTGGAAAACATACTTTTTGGCTTTATGCATGGGCATTTCCAAGGCCAAGATGGAGCAGATTTATGACCGTTTCAGTTTCTCTCCCAGCGAACGTAGAGAATTTGTTCATCTGCGTGAAACTATTTTCTGGGCGGCAGGAAACATCATGAATATCAAGCAACAAATGAAACCCAGTGAGATTTATGAAACACTCAATCCAGTTCCGCTGGAGGGAGTGCTCTTCATCATGGCCCGGACCAAACGGGAAATGATTAAAAAATACGTTTCCCAGTACCTGACTAGCCTGAGACTGAAAACAATTGATGTGACAGGTGAGGATTTAAAAGATTTAGGGCTTGAACCCGGACCTTTATATTCCGAACTTTTGCATCATGTAAAATTGGCCTGCCTTGACGGAAAAATTAAGGGACGGGATGAACAGCTACGTTTCTTAAAGGAAAAGATTAAGAAATAA
- a CDS encoding HIT domain-containing protein, translated as MDVLWAPWRMDYILGPKPDECVFCIPEHTDEDEERLILHRAKHCFVIMNKFPYNNCHLMVTPYRHVSKLTDLKEAEASEIMKYITISCDILEKACNPQGINVGLNIGEAAGAGIAAHLHFQLVPRWNGDASFMAVFGETNVIPDHLSSTYNRLKPLFDSCCR; from the coding sequence ATGGACGTATTATGGGCACCATGGCGAATGGACTATATTCTTGGTCCCAAGCCGGACGAATGTGTTTTCTGTATTCCAGAACACACTGATGAGGATGAGGAAAGATTAATCCTACACAGGGCAAAGCACTGTTTTGTGATTATGAATAAATTTCCTTACAATAACTGTCACTTGATGGTTACGCCTTACCGTCACGTCAGTAAACTCACTGATCTCAAAGAAGCTGAAGCTTCCGAGATCATGAAATATATAACCATAAGCTGCGATATTCTGGAAAAGGCATGCAATCCTCAAGGAATAAATGTCGGCCTGAATATAGGGGAAGCAGCTGGAGCTGGGATCGCCGCCCATCTCCACTTTCAATTAGTGCCCCGTTGGAACGGGGATGCATCGTTTATGGCAGTGTTCGGAGAGACCAATGTTATCCCCGATCACTTGTCTTCAACTTACAATAGGCTCAAGCCGTTATTTGACAGCTGCTGTCGCTAA